Genomic DNA from Comamonas resistens:
CATGAATCACCTGATGTGGCTGGGTTCCTCGGGCAACGATGCCGGTAGCTCGACCATCCTGATCTACAGCTTCCGTGAACGTGAAGCGCTGATGGACATGTATGAGGCGGTGTCGGGTGCACGCATGCACGCGGCCTACTTCCGCCCCGGTGGCGTGTATCGCGATCTGCCGGACAGCATGCCTCAGTACAAGGCCAGCAAGGTGCGCAATGTGCGCTCCATGGAAGCCATGAACGAAGACCGCAAGGGCTCGTTGCTGGATTTCATCGATGCTTTCACGCAGCGCTTCCCCAAGTGCGCGGATGAGTATGAGACCCTGCTGACCGACAACCGTATCTGGAAGCAGCGTAACGTCGGCATCGGCGTGGTGTCTGCGGAACGTGCTATCAATCTGGGCCTGACCGGTCCCATGCTGCGTGCCTCGGGCCTGCCCTGGGACATGCGCAAGACCCAGCCCTACGAGGTTTACGACAAGCTGGACTTCGACATTCCCGTGGGTGCCACGGGCGACTGCTACGACCGCTATCTGGTCCGCATGGCCGAAATGCGCGAGTCCAACAAGATCATCAAGCAATGCGTGGACTGGCTGCGTGTCAATCCCGGCCCGGTGATCACGGACAACCACAAGGTTGCCCCCGCAAGCCGTGAAGCCATGAAGTCCAACATGGAAGAGCTGATTCACCACTTCAAGCTCTTCACCGAAGGTTTCAAGGTTCCCGAAGGTGAGGCATACGCCTCTGTCGAACATCCCAAGGGTGAATTCGGCATTTATTTGATCAGCGATGGTGCCAACAAGCCTTATCGCCTGAAGATTCGTCCACCAGGATTTGTGCACATGGCAGCTCTCGATGAACTGAGCCGTGGCCACATGCTGGCTGACGCCGTGATGGTGCTCAGTACCCTGGACATCGTGTTTGGAGACGTTGACCGATGATTACCGAAGCGACCAAAGAACGCTTTGCGCGTGAGGTGGCCAAGTATCCGGCTGAACAGAAGCAGTCTGCCGTCATGGCTTGTCTGTCCATCGTGCAGCAGGAGCAGGGCTGGGTCAGCCAGGAAAGCGAGGCAGTGATTGCCGAAGTTCTGGGCATGCCCGAGATTGCGGTGCACGAAGTCACCACTTTCTACAACATGTACAACCAGCAACCCGTTGGCAAGTACAAGCTCAATGTCTGCACCAACCTGCCTTGCCAGCTGCGCGACGGCTACAAGGCGCTGCACCACCTGGAGCACAAGCTGGGCATCAAGATGGGCGAAACCACGCCCGACGGCCTGTTCACGCTGCAGCAGTCCGAGTGCCTGGGCGCCTGCGCCGATTCGCCCGTGATGCTGGTCAACGACCGTTGCATGTGCAGCTTCATGAGCAATGAAAAGCTCGACGAGTTGGTTGACGGCCTGCGCGCAGCGGAGGGCAAGGCATGAGCACGATCCTGAACAATCCTGCCGCCAATGCCGTGCTGGCCAAGTTCGCCTCGACCGGCAATGAAACCTGCTTCCACGACCGTCACATCAATCCCCAGATCTATGCGGATCTGAATGGCAGCAACTGGTCCATCAAGGACTATGAAGCGCGCGGCGGCTATCAGGCCCTGCGCAAGCTGCTGGGCAAGGACGGCGGCGAAGGCCTGACGCAGGATCAGGTCATCGCGACGCTCAAGGAATCCGGTCTGCGCGGCCGTGGCGGTGCGGGCTTTCCCACGGGTCTGAAGTGGAGCTTCATGCCCCGCCAGTTCCCCGGTCAGAAGCACCTGGTCTGCAACTCCGACGAGGGCGAACCCGGTACCTGCAAGGACCGCGACATTCTGATGTTCAACCCGCACATCGTGATCGAAGGCATGATCATTGCCGCTTTCGCGATGGGTATCAGCATCGGCTACAACTACATCCACGGCGAAATCTTCGAGGTCTACGAGCGCTTCGAGGCCGCCCTGGAAGAAGCCCGCGCGGCCGGCTACCTGGGTGACAACATCCTGGGCAGCAGCTTCAGCTTCCAGCTGCATGCCCACCATGGCTTTGGCGCCTACATCTGCGGCGAAGAAACCGCGCTGCTGGAATCGCTGGAAGGCAAGAAGGGCCAACCCCGCTTCAAGCCGCCATTCCCCGCCAGCTTCGGCCTGTACGGCAAGCCCACGACCATCAACAACACCGAGACTTTTGCGGCTGTTCCCTGGATCATCCGCAACGGCGGCCAGGCCTATCTGGAATGCGGCAAGCCCAACAACGGCGGCACCAAGATCTTCTCTGTCAGCGGCGACGTGAACCTGCCCGGCAACTATGAAGTGCCCATGGGCACGCCTTTCAGCAAGCTGCTGGAGCTCGCCGGCGGCGTGCGCACCGGTCGCAAGCTCAAGGCGGTGATTCCTGGCGGCTCCTCGTCGCCCGTGCTGCCTGCCGACATCATCATGGACTGTACGATGGACTATGACTCCATCTCCAAGGCCGGCTCCATGCTGGGTTCGGGCGCCGTGATCGTGATGGACGATTCGCGTGACATGGTCGAGTGCCTGCTGCGTCTGTCGTACTTCTATTCCCACGAGTCCTGCGGCCAGTGCACGCCCTGCCGTG
This window encodes:
- a CDS encoding NADH-quinone oxidoreductase subunit D, encoding MAEIKNYSLNFGPQHPAAHGVLRLVLELDGEVVQRADPHIGLLHRATEKLAESKTYIQSLPYMDRLDYCSMMSNEHAYCLAIEKLMGIEVPIRAQYIRVMFSEITRIMNHLMWLGSSGNDAGSSTILIYSFREREALMDMYEAVSGARMHAAYFRPGGVYRDLPDSMPQYKASKVRNVRSMEAMNEDRKGSLLDFIDAFTQRFPKCADEYETLLTDNRIWKQRNVGIGVVSAERAINLGLTGPMLRASGLPWDMRKTQPYEVYDKLDFDIPVGATGDCYDRYLVRMAEMRESNKIIKQCVDWLRVNPGPVITDNHKVAPASREAMKSNMEELIHHFKLFTEGFKVPEGEAYASVEHPKGEFGIYLISDGANKPYRLKIRPPGFVHMAALDELSRGHMLADAVMVLSTLDIVFGDVDR
- the nuoE gene encoding NADH-quinone oxidoreductase subunit NuoE; translated protein: MITEATKERFAREVAKYPAEQKQSAVMACLSIVQQEQGWVSQESEAVIAEVLGMPEIAVHEVTTFYNMYNQQPVGKYKLNVCTNLPCQLRDGYKALHHLEHKLGIKMGETTPDGLFTLQQSECLGACADSPVMLVNDRCMCSFMSNEKLDELVDGLRAAEGKA
- the nuoF gene encoding NADH-quinone oxidoreductase subunit NuoF; the encoded protein is MSTILNNPAANAVLAKFASTGNETCFHDRHINPQIYADLNGSNWSIKDYEARGGYQALRKLLGKDGGEGLTQDQVIATLKESGLRGRGGAGFPTGLKWSFMPRQFPGQKHLVCNSDEGEPGTCKDRDILMFNPHIVIEGMIIAAFAMGISIGYNYIHGEIFEVYERFEAALEEARAAGYLGDNILGSSFSFQLHAHHGFGAYICGEETALLESLEGKKGQPRFKPPFPASFGLYGKPTTINNTETFAAVPWIIRNGGQAYLECGKPNNGGTKIFSVSGDVNLPGNYEVPMGTPFSKLLELAGGVRTGRKLKAVIPGGSSSPVLPADIIMDCTMDYDSISKAGSMLGSGAVIVMDDSRDMVECLLRLSYFYSHESCGQCTPCREGTGWLWRVVNRIQHGEGRPEDIELLDSVSVNIMGRTICALGDAAAMPVRAMIKHFRHEFEAKIQSASKQAA